A part of Verrucomicrobiia bacterium genomic DNA contains:
- a CDS encoding sigma-70 family RNA polymerase sigma factor, producing MKAVERIIPTRKSLLSRLRKGQDNESWKAFFDTYWKLIYTTSLRAGLNDAEAQDVVQETVLSVFKSMPNFHYDPEKGLFRAWLLKLTRWRITDQLRKRQRFIQATDSDTRTTGMGASGIDQIADPASATLEAVWSEEWEQTLMDAAIDRVKKKVDPEHFQVFDLYVVKKWPVLKVARTLKINPGKVYLIKHRIGNAIKIEIKKLEFSPI from the coding sequence ATGAAAGCTGTCGAGAGGATCATCCCGACGCGCAAATCCTTGTTGAGCCGGCTGCGAAAGGGGCAGGACAATGAAAGCTGGAAGGCATTTTTCGATACTTATTGGAAATTGATTTACACGACTTCACTTCGAGCGGGACTCAACGACGCCGAAGCACAGGATGTCGTGCAGGAAACTGTTTTGTCGGTATTCAAGAGCATGCCGAACTTTCATTACGATCCAGAGAAAGGCTTATTTCGCGCATGGCTTCTTAAACTGACTCGCTGGCGGATTACCGACCAACTCCGAAAGAGGCAAAGGTTCATCCAGGCTACCGACTCCGACACGCGAACCACCGGCATGGGCGCTTCAGGAATTGATCAAATCGCGGACCCTGCGAGCGCCACGCTGGAAGCTGTATGGAGTGAAGAATGGGAACAAACCTTAATGGATGCGGCGATTGATCGTGTGAAAAAGAAGGTGGATCCGGAGCATTTTCAAGTTTTCGATCTTTATGTTGTAAAAAAATGGCCTGTGTTGAAGGTCGCCCGGACGCTGAAGATAAATCCAGGGAAGGTTTACCTGATCAAACATCGAATTGGTAATGCGATTAAAATTGAAATAAAAAAATTAGAATTCAGTCCAATTTAA
- a CDS encoding glycosyltransferase family 9 protein — protein sequence MQKRKLLLKCGLSLGDIVMLTAAVRDLHIAYPGSFLTDVKTPFPTIWENNPHITPLSTDDPEVEIIDCSYPLINRCNNTPYHCLHGFIEFLNERLNLAIRPSVFKGDIYLSGLEKSWFSQVYELTNANIPFWIVAAGGKYDVTIKWWESGRYQAVVDHFKDKIQFVQVGDRGHHHPKLSGTIDLRGKTDLRQLIRLVHHAQGILCSVTGLMHLCSAVETKSNGITNRPCVVVAGGREPAHWEAYPDHQFIHTNGALACCQNGGCWKDRTVRLNDGDERDQKNRLCVDVAEGIARCMSMITPAHVISRIKTYFDGGVLRYLNATEGRAADGGVRASSKNSYDEQSLNLSSAGLACDAFIKQIPPYPDIFKGRGIVICGGGARYFTNAWVCINMLRRHGCHLPIELWYLGERELDDEMKAVIEPLNVKCVDAFEMRKKFPIRRLGGWESKAYAILHSKFQEVIFLDADNVPVANPEYLFDSKEYQKTGAIFWPDYDRPAGHQPTVWKSCGIRRPKEPEFESGQIVVDKKRCWEALSLAVWFNANSDFYYQYIHGDKETFHLAFRKLKTPYSLVHIPIHTLEATMCQHDFDGRRIFQHRNMDKWDYLLMNRKVEDFWLEQECHDYIVQLRRVWDGGCKKLRKIFPRRSFSIKPRKTASIAAVMTSFGERKRLRKQTIKNLQQTDWGDRPIHIQIDTERDLDDAERYLRCAYLALKKGLNFKTDFILLIADDLEFNQQIGFNLDAWEPLQRREGTVATLYNFHARELAFDVARHTRIIDPGAFTRSRAYLFSRESVRLLLNRWKGIEGSIETKIWHLTRRLNQPVYSYAPSLAQHVGTKSICGNHFHRAPDFDANWVHPDHGPA from the coding sequence ATGCAAAAGCGCAAGCTGCTTCTCAAATGCGGCCTTTCTTTGGGTGATATTGTGATGTTGACAGCGGCGGTGCGCGATCTGCACATCGCTTATCCCGGCAGCTTTTTAACTGATGTAAAAACGCCTTTTCCAACCATTTGGGAAAATAATCCTCACATCACGCCTCTTTCAACCGATGATCCCGAAGTAGAGATAATCGATTGTTCGTACCCGCTTATAAATCGGTGCAACAATACTCCGTATCATTGCCTTCACGGATTTATAGAGTTTCTTAATGAACGCTTGAATCTGGCAATCAGACCCAGCGTATTCAAGGGTGATATTTACCTTTCGGGCTTGGAAAAAAGCTGGTTTTCGCAAGTTTATGAACTGACCAACGCTAACATTCCATTTTGGATCGTTGCGGCAGGCGGAAAATATGATGTCACGATCAAATGGTGGGAGTCGGGGCGATATCAGGCTGTTGTTGACCATTTCAAGGATAAGATTCAGTTCGTCCAGGTCGGTGACCGTGGACATCATCATCCCAAATTGAGCGGCACGATTGATTTGCGCGGAAAAACCGATCTCCGACAGCTAATCCGTCTGGTTCATCATGCTCAAGGAATTCTTTGTTCCGTCACGGGGCTGATGCACTTATGTTCTGCAGTTGAAACGAAATCAAACGGAATTACAAACCGCCCTTGTGTCGTAGTCGCAGGAGGTCGTGAACCCGCGCACTGGGAGGCTTATCCTGACCACCAATTTATCCATACCAATGGCGCGCTGGCCTGCTGCCAAAATGGCGGGTGTTGGAAAGACAGGACCGTCCGGCTGAATGACGGAGACGAAAGAGATCAAAAGAACCGTTTATGTGTGGATGTCGCGGAGGGCATCGCGCGCTGCATGTCCATGATCACTCCCGCGCATGTGATCAGTCGAATTAAAACGTATTTTGATGGAGGCGTCCTGCGATATTTGAATGCCACGGAGGGTCGTGCGGCAGACGGCGGCGTTCGTGCAAGCTCCAAAAACTCCTATGACGAACAATCCTTAAATTTATCAAGTGCCGGGTTAGCTTGTGATGCTTTTATTAAACAAATACCACCCTATCCTGACATTTTCAAAGGACGCGGCATCGTGATTTGCGGAGGCGGGGCAAGGTATTTCACTAACGCTTGGGTTTGCATCAACATGCTCCGGCGCCACGGGTGCCACCTTCCGATCGAGTTGTGGTATTTAGGCGAGCGGGAATTGGATGACGAAATGAAGGCCGTCATAGAGCCCTTGAATGTTAAATGCGTTGATGCCTTTGAAATGCGAAAGAAATTTCCGATTCGACGGCTGGGCGGCTGGGAGTCGAAGGCTTACGCGATTCTCCATTCAAAATTTCAGGAGGTGATTTTTCTCGACGCGGATAACGTGCCAGTTGCCAATCCAGAATATTTATTTGATTCAAAAGAATATCAAAAGACGGGCGCAATATTCTGGCCAGACTATGACCGGCCGGCCGGCCATCAGCCAACGGTCTGGAAAAGCTGTGGCATAAGACGGCCAAAAGAACCGGAGTTTGAATCAGGACAGATCGTCGTGGACAAAAAACGCTGCTGGGAAGCTCTGTCTTTAGCCGTATGGTTCAACGCCAATTCTGATTTCTATTATCAATATATTCATGGCGATAAAGAGACGTTTCATCTCGCGTTTAGAAAATTAAAAACTCCCTATTCTCTAGTTCACATCCCGATTCACACTCTTGAAGCAACGATGTGCCAGCATGATTTTGACGGGCGACGCATCTTCCAACATCGGAACATGGATAAATGGGACTACCTGCTGATGAATCGCAAAGTTGAGGACTTCTGGTTGGAACAGGAGTGTCACGATTACATTGTCCAGCTAAGGCGCGTTTGGGATGGCGGCTGTAAGAAACTGCGTAAAATATTTCCGCGACGATCTTTTTCCATCAAGCCAAGAAAGACCGCGAGCATCGCCGCCGTGATGACCTCCTTTGGCGAAAGAAAACGTCTTAGGAAACAAACGATCAAGAATCTCCAACAAACCGATTGGGGCGATCGACCAATTCATATTCAAATTGACACCGAACGGGACCTTGATGATGCCGAGCGATACCTGCGTTGCGCTTACCTAGCATTGAAAAAAGGACTCAATTTCAAAACCGATTTCATTCTGTTGATCGCCGATGATTTGGAGTTTAACCAGCAGATCGGCTTCAATCTGGATGCGTGGGAACCACTTCAACGCCGGGAGGGCACAGTCGCCACCCTATATAATTTTCACGCGCGCGAATTAGCATTTGACGTTGCCAGGCACACGAGAATCATTGACCCCGGCGCTTTTACTCGCAGCCGCGCCTATTTGTTTTCCCGCGAGAGTGTTCGTCTTCTCCTGAACCGTTGGAAAGGTATTGAAGGAAGTATTGAAACGAAAATTTGGCACCTGACCCGCAGATTAAATCAACCGGTTTATTCTTATGCGCCTTCGCTGGCTCAACACGTGGGAACCAAAAGTATTTGCGGAAACCATTTTCACAGAGCACCGGATTTCGACGCGAATTGGGTACATCCAGATCACGGACCGGCCTAG
- a CDS encoding protein kinase, protein MASQHRPPTSSGGGQSSVHKTSHPPPKIPDHKLLRCIGQGSYGEVWLACNTMGTFRAVKIVYRDSFKDDRPFKRELAGIKKFEPISRSHEGFVHVLHVGMNSDEGYFYYVMELGDDQKSDQVINPELYSPKTLGTVISQKGKLPAQECLQLGIALSLALAELHKRGLVHRDVKPSNIIFVNGVPKLADIGLVADANEAQSYVGTEGFIPPEGPGSAQADVFSLGKVLYEASTGKDRQDFPELPTLLEGFEDRAKLLELNEVILTACKNDLARRYHSAWDMHADLLVLANGKSVRRLKALEQRLSQIKRTGIFLAVIVAVAGLFWLQISRTQKIKAEMRQKQIGENMAYGNRAVESADLLGALPYFAQVLHLSAGDPEDEANHRLLFDTTLAQCPKLNQMWFLGTDTRDAEFNKDGTKALICRYADEDNDSGGLRIYDLRTAALEEKEFNEGDWPSSSSWSMDGKFGATACEDKRAYIWDRNTLKPLQTLVHPGAVMCVRFSPDGSLVVTACQDGIVRIWQRDTGRLIRQLIGHKGVVRFANFSHDGHLIVSAGEDHTAHLWDATTGRSLGESLPHDSWVNYAAFNPDDTILITASSDRKARLWDVATGRRILVDLNHQDSVECAGFSPDGRLVLTAGLDATACIWRMDSLQSITLIATLRHSAGITHATFSPDGHHVLTTCTDGTVRLWDLAGSAPTPPQTHFYPSENGKFLFSVTSNNVQIFNLVSNQISTIANPSSLPIKKLIPSRDGSALLALAIAEKGDTNHNLTVTVYDPASGRIIFNHASESAAFQDASTSSDGKTFALFGNETYEIWHHATGTNAGYSSFRGLATSVVISPNGELIATRTNKEFRVLNLSGKIILQSPRFPSPIDYLAFSPDNHWLLVCCEDGLIHKCFAQVWNLASGKHGPELWHSDGVLSGAFSPDSRQVATAGEDGYAKVWDTVTGVQIASTLKQSKSIQNVIFSEDGRIILTTCADRSFRLWSAKTGDPLTPPIFQFRFLAKAYLLAHGLKILTTDNFTNSWIWELDQDKDSVANTTDIAELLSGVGPPLGDETGSSRPSLERLWYQATAKYPAIFLTPFQNVTAWQKHQAEECEKKRQWPAAAFYLRRLASNEPGDVSIQSRLTIAETHLNTK, encoded by the coding sequence ATGGCCTCGCAGCATCGGCCACCGACATCGTCGGGCGGTGGCCAATCGTCTGTCCATAAAACAAGCCACCCTCCCCCCAAAATTCCCGACCACAAATTATTGCGGTGCATTGGCCAAGGCAGCTACGGGGAGGTCTGGCTTGCCTGCAATACAATGGGCACTTTTCGAGCCGTCAAAATCGTTTACCGCGATTCCTTTAAAGACGACCGCCCATTCAAACGCGAACTCGCAGGCATAAAAAAATTCGAGCCTATATCCCGTTCTCATGAAGGGTTCGTGCATGTCCTTCATGTCGGAATGAATTCCGACGAAGGGTATTTTTATTACGTGATGGAATTAGGAGACGATCAGAAGTCCGATCAGGTGATCAATCCCGAGTTGTATTCCCCAAAAACTCTGGGAACCGTCATTTCTCAAAAAGGGAAATTACCGGCGCAGGAATGTCTTCAACTTGGAATAGCCCTCAGCTTGGCTTTGGCCGAATTACATAAGCGAGGACTTGTTCACCGCGACGTAAAGCCTTCAAACATTATTTTTGTCAACGGTGTTCCGAAATTGGCGGACATCGGATTGGTGGCGGATGCAAACGAAGCCCAGTCGTATGTTGGAACGGAAGGTTTTATTCCTCCCGAAGGCCCGGGATCGGCGCAAGCGGACGTTTTCAGCCTTGGAAAGGTTCTTTATGAAGCCTCTACCGGAAAAGATCGGCAGGACTTTCCAGAATTGCCCACGCTGTTGGAAGGTTTTGAAGATCGCGCTAAATTGCTGGAACTTAACGAAGTCATATTAACGGCCTGCAAAAACGATCTCGCCAGGCGTTATCACTCCGCATGGGACATGCACGCCGACCTGTTGGTTTTGGCAAACGGAAAATCAGTGAGACGGCTGAAAGCTTTGGAACAGCGGCTGTCTCAAATTAAACGTACGGGGATTTTTTTAGCCGTGATCGTGGCGGTCGCAGGTCTATTTTGGCTCCAAATCTCACGGACGCAAAAGATCAAAGCCGAAATGCGCCAGAAACAAATCGGCGAAAACATGGCTTACGGAAATCGCGCCGTAGAATCCGCCGACTTGCTCGGAGCCCTCCCCTATTTTGCCCAAGTCCTGCATTTAAGTGCTGGTGACCCGGAAGATGAAGCAAATCATCGACTGTTGTTCGACACGACTCTGGCGCAATGTCCTAAGCTCAATCAAATGTGGTTTCTCGGCACCGACACTCGCGACGCAGAATTCAATAAAGATGGGACCAAGGCGCTGATTTGCAGATATGCTGATGAAGACAATGATTCCGGGGGATTAAGGATTTATGATCTGCGCACCGCAGCCTTGGAGGAAAAGGAATTTAATGAAGGAGACTGGCCATCGTCCAGCTCGTGGAGCATGGACGGGAAATTCGGCGCGACGGCGTGTGAAGATAAACGTGCTTACATTTGGGATCGAAATACTCTCAAGCCGTTACAAACGCTTGTTCACCCGGGCGCTGTCATGTGCGTACGTTTCAGTCCCGACGGGTCACTGGTCGTCACCGCTTGTCAGGACGGTATCGTAAGAATATGGCAGCGTGATACCGGACGTTTGATTCGCCAACTAATTGGACATAAAGGTGTTGTGCGCTTCGCAAATTTTAGCCATGACGGACACCTGATCGTAAGTGCGGGTGAAGATCACACAGCGCACCTGTGGGACGCTACCACAGGGAGAAGTCTTGGCGAGTCGTTACCGCACGACAGTTGGGTAAATTATGCCGCGTTCAATCCGGACGATACCATCTTGATCACCGCATCTTCTGATCGTAAGGCCCGATTGTGGGACGTAGCCACCGGACGGCGGATACTCGTTGATCTAAATCATCAGGATTCAGTCGAATGTGCAGGATTTAGTCCGGACGGCCGCCTCGTGTTAACAGCAGGCCTCGACGCCACGGCCTGTATATGGCGCATGGACAGTCTGCAATCCATTACCCTGATCGCCACGTTGCGACATAGTGCCGGCATCACTCACGCGACATTCAGCCCCGATGGACATCATGTGCTCACGACCTGCACCGATGGCACCGTGCGTTTGTGGGATTTGGCCGGTAGCGCGCCGACGCCTCCTCAGACACATTTTTATCCTAGCGAGAATGGAAAATTTCTTTTTTCCGTTACAAGCAACAACGTCCAAATCTTTAATTTGGTTTCCAATCAAATTTCAACCATAGCAAACCCGTCCTCGCTACCCATAAAAAAACTCATCCCAAGCCGGGATGGGTCCGCGCTGTTAGCTTTAGCGATCGCAGAAAAAGGCGACACAAATCACAATCTGACCGTGACGGTTTACGATCCCGCGAGCGGAAGAATAATCTTTAATCACGCCTCCGAATCGGCCGCTTTCCAAGATGCTTCGACAAGCAGTGACGGTAAAACTTTCGCTCTCTTCGGAAATGAAACCTATGAAATATGGCATCATGCAACCGGCACAAATGCCGGATATTCCTCGTTTAGAGGATTGGCGACCTCCGTGGTCATAAGTCCGAATGGAGAATTGATCGCAACTCGAACCAACAAGGAATTCCGCGTATTAAATCTATCGGGGAAAATAATTTTACAGTCTCCCAGATTTCCAAGTCCAATTGATTACCTGGCCTTTAGCCCCGATAATCACTGGCTGTTGGTTTGTTGCGAAGACGGTCTAATTCATAAATGCTTCGCGCAAGTTTGGAATCTGGCATCAGGCAAGCACGGGCCAGAATTATGGCACAGCGATGGCGTTTTGTCCGGCGCATTTAGTCCTGATAGCCGGCAAGTCGCGACGGCGGGTGAAGATGGATACGCCAAGGTTTGGGACACGGTCACCGGCGTTCAAATTGCTTCCACCTTGAAACAATCGAAATCCATACAAAATGTGATTTTTAGCGAAGACGGCCGGATTATTCTCACGACTTGTGCGGATCGAAGCTTTAGATTGTGGAGCGCAAAAACGGGCGACCCACTGACCCCACCGATCTTTCAATTTCGTTTTTTGGCAAAAGCATATCTTTTGGCCCACGGCTTGAAGATTTTGACCACCGACAATTTCACCAACTCCTGGATCTGGGAGTTAGATCAAGATAAAGACTCTGTCGCAAACACAACTGACATTGCGGAACTCCTGTCAGGCGTGGGTCCTCCTCTGGGAGATGAAACGGGCTCGTCTCGCCCGTCGCTAGAGCGTTTATGGTATCAGGCTACTGCAAAATATCCAGCGATCTTCCTAACACCATTCCAAAATGTCACCGCATGGCAAAAACATCAGGCTGAAGAATGCGAAAAAAAACGGCAATGGCCCGCAGCGGCTTTTTACCTTCGACGACTGGCCTCAAACGAACCAGGGGATGTTAGCATCCAGTCACGTCTGACAATCGCGGAAACCCATCTCAACACCAAATAG
- a CDS encoding protein phosphatase 2C domain-containing protein, whose product MAAEVVRQHVQQLSHPAACTTLLRAMDQQIFRDANAGETTCALAVVANNQIFGASVGDSGVWIIDSTTVVDLTHRQARKPFIGSGNAWPLEYIHHRVKGEKLLLATDGLLKYSSAERIATVCREGDNETCAVRLIELVRYASGALPDDVTVILATL is encoded by the coding sequence ATGGCCGCTGAAGTCGTTCGGCAACATGTGCAACAATTGAGCCATCCGGCCGCTTGTACAACCTTGTTGCGAGCAATGGACCAACAAATCTTCCGGGATGCAAACGCGGGCGAGACGACTTGCGCGCTCGCGGTTGTCGCCAACAATCAGATTTTTGGTGCCAGTGTCGGCGATTCGGGAGTCTGGATAATTGATTCAACAACTGTTGTTGACCTGACCCACCGGCAGGCTCGAAAGCCATTTATCGGCTCTGGAAATGCTTGGCCGTTGGAGTACATCCACCACCGTGTCAAAGGAGAAAAGCTGCTTCTGGCCACGGATGGACTCCTTAAATACTCCTCGGCGGAACGCATCGCCACGGTTTGTCGCGAGGGTGATAATGAAACCTGTGCAGTTCGATTGATCGAACTCGTACGGTATGCATCCGGCGCATTGCCAGACGACGTAACAGTCATTCTTGCCACGCTTTGA
- a CDS encoding ADP-ribosylglycohydrolase family protein — protein MTTSVRISDLQERFTGLLLGTAVGDALGLPAENLSAEQARRRWNGEWKMRFVFGKGMVSDDTEHTLAVAQALLAHSDDSAAFQRALAWKLRWWFAGLPGGVGLATARACIKLWVGFPTSRSAVVSAGSGPAMRSAIIGAYFAGNPEKRKKFVLASSRLTHRSWQAETAALAVAESVALAITNSEQDTSQILTTLGALSLESEWQKIMLTIKNSLAAGHSVPDFVDSLKLKRGVTGYSLHVVPVALYAWLHQPNNFRAALTSALDCGGDTDTVGAILGALSGIAVGKSGIPVEWIDNIWEWPRSVLFMEKVAARLATQNLTDHPAGSVSYFWPAVIFRNIFFLGVVLVHGFRRLAPPY, from the coding sequence ATGACAACATCCGTCCGCATCTCTGATTTGCAAGAACGTTTCACCGGCTTGTTGCTGGGCACTGCGGTTGGCGATGCTTTGGGGTTGCCTGCGGAAAATCTTTCTGCGGAGCAAGCACGCAGGCGATGGAATGGTGAGTGGAAAATGCGTTTTGTTTTCGGCAAGGGAATGGTCAGCGATGACACCGAACACACATTGGCGGTTGCACAAGCTTTGCTTGCCCATTCCGATGACTCCGCCGCATTTCAACGCGCACTAGCTTGGAAACTTCGTTGGTGGTTTGCTGGTCTGCCGGGCGGTGTTGGCCTGGCTACCGCAAGAGCCTGCATCAAATTATGGGTTGGATTTCCAACTAGCAGAAGCGCTGTTGTCTCGGCTGGCAGTGGCCCGGCAATGCGCAGTGCTATCATTGGGGCATACTTCGCTGGAAACCCGGAAAAGCGGAAGAAATTCGTGCTGGCTTCATCACGATTGACTCACCGAAGCTGGCAGGCGGAAACCGCAGCACTGGCGGTCGCTGAATCCGTTGCGTTGGCAATTACCAATTCTGAACAAGACACCTCACAAATTCTCACCACTCTTGGCGCGCTTTCCTTGGAATCGGAATGGCAGAAAATCATGCTCACAATCAAAAATTCGCTTGCCGCTGGTCATTCCGTGCCAGATTTTGTGGACAGTCTGAAACTGAAACGCGGTGTGACGGGTTATTCACTGCACGTTGTCCCCGTCGCGCTCTACGCGTGGTTACACCAACCAAATAATTTCCGCGCAGCGCTGACCTCTGCTTTAGACTGTGGCGGAGATACAGACACCGTTGGTGCGATTTTGGGGGCACTGTCCGGCATTGCGGTTGGTAAATCAGGAATCCCCGTTGAATGGATTGACAATATTTGGGAATGGCCGCGATCAGTGCTGTTCATGGAAAAGGTTGCCGCAAGGTTGGCCACGCAAAATCTTACGGATCATCCGGCCGGCTCCGTGAGTTATTTCTGGCCAGCGGTCATTTTCCGCAACATTTTTTTTCTTGGTGTCGTGCTGGTTCACGGATTTAGGCGGCTTGCCCCGCCATATTAA
- the mutM gene encoding bifunctional DNA-formamidopyrimidine glycosylase/DNA-(apurinic or apyrimidinic site) lyase produces MPELPEVETLVRYLAPLLEGKKIRGVQVRRPRVIAPTTEKELAHALIGATFLKLARRGKYILFTLRQRGHKSPLTLVGHFGMTGRFYLLPKGVTPPKHAAVVLGLGPHQFIYEDTRYFGRLTLDQSGPAKLGPEPLDRYFTDKYFADALKNSTQAIKVKLLDQSVVAGVGNIYASEALFRAGISPKLPVKKLTTAQIKKLRQSIRAVLQKAIRYGSTLPLDFSGTEGRDGVFYYGRAAADSEFSTERLLVYDRHNQPCVKCATPIRRIVQAARSTFYCPDCQRG; encoded by the coding sequence ATGCCAGAACTTCCTGAAGTCGAGACGTTGGTCCGCTACCTCGCTCCGCTCCTAGAGGGCAAAAAAATTCGCGGCGTGCAGGTGCGCCGTCCAAGGGTGATCGCGCCGACGACGGAAAAGGAATTGGCCCATGCATTGATCGGCGCCACATTTTTAAAACTCGCGCGGCGCGGAAAATATATTCTATTCACCCTTCGCCAGCGTGGCCACAAATCCCCGCTCACACTGGTCGGCCACTTCGGCATGACCGGACGCTTTTATCTTTTGCCCAAGGGCGTGACGCCACCCAAACACGCCGCCGTCGTGCTCGGCCTCGGGCCGCACCAATTTATTTACGAAGACACCCGTTACTTTGGCCGACTCACCCTGGATCAAAGCGGCCCGGCAAAACTTGGCCCCGAACCACTCGACCGTTATTTCACCGATAAATATTTTGCGGACGCGTTAAAAAATTCCACTCAGGCGATCAAGGTAAAATTGCTGGACCAAAGCGTCGTGGCGGGTGTCGGGAATATCTACGCGAGCGAAGCGCTTTTTCGCGCCGGCATTTCTCCGAAATTGCCCGTAAAAAAATTGACAACGGCGCAAATTAAAAAACTTCGCCAATCCATTCGCGCCGTCCTGCAAAAAGCGATTCGTTACGGTAGCACGTTGCCGTTGGATTTTTCCGGCACCGAAGGACGGGACGGTGTTTTTTATTACGGACGCGCGGCAGCCGACTCGGAATTTTCGACTGAACGGCTTTTGGTATATGACCGTCACAATCAACCGTGCGTGAAATGCGCCACTCCGATCCGGCGAATCGTACAAGCCGCGCGGAGCACGTTTTATTGTCCCGATTGCCAGCGCGGATGA
- the pyrH gene encoding UMP kinase — protein sequence MKKTSKARYRRILLKLSGEALGGASGVGISPEAVLDMAQQIGEVRELGVEVVVVIGGGNIFRGLAGSERGIERATGDYMGMLATVINSLALQDALEKLGVATRVQTAITMAQVAETFIRRRAVRHLEKGRVVIFGGGTGNPYFSTDTAAALRANEIGAEVILKATKVDGIYDCDPKKNPNAKRYVQITYLQALQEQLKVMDSTAFSLCMDNKMPIVVFDFFRPHNMRRLVMGEKIGTLVTS from the coding sequence ATGAAAAAAACCAGCAAAGCTCGGTATCGTCGGATCTTGCTCAAACTCAGTGGTGAAGCTTTGGGCGGCGCGTCTGGCGTGGGTATTTCTCCCGAAGCGGTGCTCGATATGGCGCAGCAAATCGGCGAGGTGCGCGAGTTGGGCGTCGAGGTGGTGGTGGTCATCGGCGGCGGAAATATTTTTCGCGGACTGGCGGGCAGCGAGCGCGGCATCGAACGCGCCACCGGTGATTACATGGGCATGCTTGCCACCGTCATCAATTCGCTCGCGCTTCAGGATGCGCTGGAAAAATTGGGCGTCGCCACGCGCGTGCAAACGGCGATCACGATGGCACAAGTCGCCGAGACATTCATTCGCCGCCGCGCCGTGCGCCATCTCGAAAAGGGACGCGTGGTTATTTTTGGCGGCGGCACCGGCAACCCATATTTTTCGACCGATACCGCCGCCGCGTTGCGCGCGAATGAAATCGGCGCCGAAGTGATTCTCAAAGCCACCAAAGTGGACGGCATTTACGACTGCGATCCGAAGAAAAATCCGAACGCCAAGCGTTACGTGCAGATCACCTATTTGCAAGCGCTCCAGGAGCAGCTCAAGGTAATGGACTCCACGGCGTTTTCGTTGTGCATGGATAATAAAATGCCCATCGTCGTTTTTGATTTCTTCCGGCCACATAACATGCGCCGCCTCGTCATGGGCGAAAAAATCGGCACGCTCGTTACGTCTTGA